The genomic segment CCCTGTCCGCAACCCTTCGTTAAGCGGCGTCTATATTTTCGGGGTCACCGCTTTTCCTGCGGTTGAGAATCCCTACGGTTTGTATCTGGGGGTTGGGCGTCTACAGTTTTACGATAGTCGTCCAGACTTCTTCCTCCGGTGAACTAAAGGGTCGTTTGAACGGCGATCGGGTAAAATTTACATTCCGCATCCTCAGTGGCACATCACCCCTTTAGGGAGACTTCGAGGCTAAATTCCGCATCCTTTGCCAAACCGTAAAGCTTAATAGCATAACGATGCTGGCCATGGTCGCATGAATCACGATGGGAGTCATGCCTTGCAGTTTCATCGCCAACCAGTTGGCGACCCCAGTCAACCCCCAAAGAGTTATGGCGGTACGGCGTTGGGATAATCCCAAGGCTAACAAGCGGTGATGTAAGTGGTCTTTCCCAGGGGTACTGAGGGGATTTTTTCCCGCCATCAGTCGCCGGATAAAGACCTGGGTGGTATCCAGTACGGGCAACAGCAAAAACAGAACTGGGGGCACCAGAGCAAATACTGTAGTCACTTTTAGGTTGCCTAAGATACTAGTTGCCGCCAGCACGTAACCGAAGAAGTAAGCTCCCGCATCTCCCATAATGATGTGGGACGGATGGAAATTATGCCGCAAAAAGCCGAGTGCTGCCCCTCCCAGTGCGGCTAAAAGCAAGGTAGCGGCGGCACGCGTGGGAAATTGGGCTGAAACCGCCAAAAGGCTCATGGCGGTGATAAAGCTCACTCCCCCAGCTAATCCGTCCATCCCATCCATTAAATTGATGGCGTTGGTAATTCCCACAACCCAAAGTACGGTGAGAACCACGGAGAACAAGGGGTCTATTGGAGTACCCAAGGTGGCTTCAATACCACTGTGATTGGCGACTAGCAAAAGTGCCGAAAGAATCTGAGTCAACAGGCGAAATAGGGGGGGTAGCCCAAATTGGTCATCAATGAAGCCCACTAGTACCAAGATTGAGCCGCCCAGAAGAATGCTCAGGACTTCAGCTAAGACCCCTTCAATCACAATAGGTCTTAACAGGCTTGCCAGTATCAGTGCAGCAACGACTCCGGCGTAGATAGCTAATCCACCTGCATTGGGTAAAGGCTCTCGGTTCAGTCGCCTAGCGTTAGGTTGGTCAGCCCAACCAACCCGTAAGGCAAAAGAGCGAACTGCTGGAATAAAACGCCAAGTTACCCCCCAAGCTAACGCAAAGGTGAAAACCACCGCCAGCCAGCCAGTTCCACTGGGGTCGGCGATGCCGAGAGACCGAAGCAAGTCGTAAAAATTCATCTCCCAATTCCCGCCAGACTGCCAATAATTAACATTAGCCTCAACAGTACACGAATCAATCCGCTAAAGTGTGACCGAAGTTTTGTCGCTTTGGTGAAGGCTTCAGCCACATCGCGCAGGCCGACGCATCCACACCCCCAGTGGATTGAAGACAGAGGTAAAATGACGGTGTCACCTTATTTGTCTACAAATTTATGCACAAACTGGGCATAGCGCATTAAGTTTCGGAGGATTCTGGTAGCGGCTCATGCTTTTGGGGAGTTGTTGAGGCGGCATCGACCGACTCAATGTACTGACTTTCCATCAGAAACGCCCCTTTGGTAAAGCGAACACCCCAGTATCCCCCAGGACGCCGATCAAGAATGACACCCTCTTCCCCGATCTGAATGACATTTGGGGGTCGTAGCATCGGCATGGATTCAGCCGTCTTGACGTAGCGTGGTAGTGCGATCACCCGAACGCGATCGCCAACAGCAAATTCCTTAGACATAAGCTACAGGCAAACTATTTCACCTACAGTCTAAAGTGTGATGGAGAAGCGGGCGTATCCCAAGTCTTCATCCTTCAACCTTCATCCTTTAGCTTTTAAATAAGCGCTGATTGCGTCTCTTAGTTATATCTTCTCGCCTCAATGGGCAATTCAGGA from the Microcoleus sp. AS-A8 genome contains:
- a CDS encoding DUF3148 domain-containing protein, whose translation is MSKEFAVGDRVRVIALPRYVKTAESMPMLRPPNVIQIGEEGVILDRRPGGYWGVRFTKGAFLMESQYIESVDAASTTPQKHEPLPESSET
- a CDS encoding undecaprenyl/decaprenyl-phosphate alpha-N-acetylglucosaminyl 1-phosphate transferase, whose translation is MNFYDLLRSLGIADPSGTGWLAVVFTFALAWGVTWRFIPAVRSFALRVGWADQPNARRLNREPLPNAGGLAIYAGVVAALILASLLRPIVIEGVLAEVLSILLGGSILVLVGFIDDQFGLPPLFRLLTQILSALLLVANHSGIEATLGTPIDPLFSVVLTVLWVVGITNAINLMDGMDGLAGGVSFITAMSLLAVSAQFPTRAAATLLLAALGGAALGFLRHNFHPSHIIMGDAGAYFFGYVLAATSILGNLKVTTVFALVPPVLFLLLPVLDTTQVFIRRLMAGKNPLSTPGKDHLHHRLLALGLSQRRTAITLWGLTGVANWLAMKLQGMTPIVIHATMASIVMLLSFTVWQRMRNLASKSP